From Streptomyces sp. NBC_00370, a single genomic window includes:
- the gatB gene encoding Asp-tRNA(Asn)/Glu-tRNA(Gln) amidotransferase subunit GatB, whose product MSVIDLVPYGEALATYDPVMGLEVHVELGTRTKMFCGCSTELGAEPNSQTCPTCLGMPGALPVVNEIGVESAVKIGLALNCEIAEWCRFARKNYFYPDMPKNFQTSQYDEPIAFNGYLDVQLDDGETFRVQIERAHMEEDTGKSLHVGGATGRIHGASHSLLDYNRAGIPLIEIVTKPIEGAGERAPEVAKAYVAELRELIKALGVSDARMEMGQMRCDVNLSLRPHGREKFGTRSETKNVNSLRSVERAARFEIQRHAAVLNSGGTILQETRHFHEEDGSTTSGRIKEEAEDYRYFPEPDLVPVAPARTWVEELRAGLPELPRVRRTRLREEWGVSEHDMQSILNAGAIDTIVATIDAGAPADQARKWWMGELARNANETGRDLGELPITPEQVARVATLVASGDLNDKLARQVIDGVLAGEGDPDTVVEKRGLKVVSDDGALGAAVDEAIAGNAAVADKIRGGKVAAAGALVGAVMKATRGQADAARVRELILQKLGVEG is encoded by the coding sequence GTGAGCGTCATCGATCTGGTGCCGTACGGGGAGGCCCTTGCGACCTACGACCCCGTCATGGGCCTTGAGGTCCATGTCGAGCTCGGCACCAGGACCAAGATGTTCTGCGGTTGTTCGACCGAGCTGGGTGCCGAGCCCAACTCGCAGACCTGCCCGACCTGTCTCGGCATGCCCGGCGCGCTGCCGGTCGTCAACGAGATCGGGGTGGAGTCGGCCGTCAAGATCGGGCTCGCGCTGAACTGCGAGATCGCCGAGTGGTGCCGGTTCGCGCGGAAGAACTACTTCTACCCGGACATGCCGAAGAACTTCCAGACCTCCCAGTACGACGAGCCGATCGCCTTCAACGGCTATCTGGACGTCCAGCTGGACGACGGCGAGACCTTCCGGGTGCAGATCGAGCGCGCCCACATGGAGGAGGACACCGGCAAGTCGCTGCATGTCGGCGGCGCCACCGGCCGTATCCACGGCGCTTCGCACTCGCTGCTCGACTACAACCGCGCCGGGATCCCGCTCATCGAGATCGTCACCAAGCCCATCGAGGGCGCCGGTGAGCGCGCCCCCGAGGTCGCCAAGGCGTACGTCGCCGAGCTGCGGGAGCTGATCAAGGCGCTCGGCGTCTCCGACGCCCGGATGGAGATGGGCCAGATGCGGTGCGACGTGAACCTGTCGCTGCGTCCGCACGGCCGCGAGAAGTTCGGCACCCGCTCCGAGACGAAGAACGTCAACTCGCTGCGCAGCGTCGAGCGCGCCGCCCGCTTCGAGATCCAGCGGCACGCCGCCGTGCTGAACTCCGGCGGCACGATCCTCCAGGAGACCCGGCACTTCCACGAGGAGGACGGCTCCACCACGTCCGGCCGGATCAAGGAAGAAGCCGAGGACTACCGGTACTTCCCCGAGCCCGACCTGGTGCCGGTCGCGCCGGCCCGCACCTGGGTCGAGGAGCTGCGCGCCGGGCTGCCCGAGCTGCCGCGCGTGCGCCGCACCCGGCTGCGGGAGGAGTGGGGCGTCTCCGAGCACGACATGCAGTCGATCCTGAACGCCGGCGCCATCGACACGATCGTCGCCACGATCGACGCGGGCGCCCCGGCCGACCAGGCCCGCAAGTGGTGGATGGGCGAGCTGGCCCGTAACGCCAACGAGACGGGCCGGGACCTCGGCGAGCTGCCGATCACCCCGGAGCAGGTCGCCCGGGTGGCCACGCTCGTCGCTTCCGGCGATCTCAACGACAAGCTGGCCCGCCAAGTGATCGACGGGGTGCTCGCAGGTGAGGGCGACCCGGACACCGTCGTCGAGAAGCGCGGCCTCAAGGTCGTCTCCGACGACGGCGCGCTCGGCGCAGCCGTGGACGAGGCCATCGCGGGCAACGCGGCCGTCGCCGACAAGATCCGCGGCGGCAAGGTCGCCGCGGCCGGCGCGCTCGTCGGCGCCGTCATGAAGGCCACCAGGGGACAGGCCGACGCGGCGCGGGTGCGCGAGCTGATTCTGCAGAAGCTGGGAGTCGAGGGCTGA
- a CDS encoding arsenic transporter: MNTVTAEIVSVGLLLGVLAFAVVRPRGWPEAVAAVPAGALLIAFGAVSPADAWEQTRTLLPVVGFLAAVLVLSQLCDEEGLFSAAGDLVARACGGRPQRLLGGVFAVAAVTTAVLSLDATVVLLTPVVFATAARVGARPRPHVYACTHLANSASLLLPVSNLTNLLAFTASGLSFTRFAALMAVPWLAAIAVEYAVFRRWFATDLAAGAHAPRAAAERELPVFTLVVLGLTLAGFAVTSFAGVNPAWAALAGALVLAVRALRQRRTTVTGLVRAASPLFCLFVIALGVVVKAVVDNGLGTGIGHVLPAGSSLPALLAVAAVAAVLANAINNLPAILALLPVAGPMGPGPVLAALIGVNLGPNLTYVGSLATLLWRRILHEHDTAPKLGQFTRLGLVTVPATLAVSTVALWAALKVIGS, from the coding sequence GTGAACACCGTCACCGCCGAAATCGTCTCCGTCGGGCTGCTGCTCGGGGTGCTGGCCTTCGCCGTCGTACGGCCCCGGGGATGGCCGGAAGCCGTCGCCGCCGTACCGGCCGGGGCGCTGCTCATCGCGTTCGGCGCGGTGTCGCCCGCCGACGCCTGGGAGCAGACCCGCACGCTGCTTCCCGTGGTGGGCTTCCTCGCCGCCGTGCTGGTGCTGTCCCAGCTCTGCGACGAGGAGGGGCTGTTCTCAGCGGCCGGTGATCTCGTCGCGCGGGCCTGCGGCGGCCGGCCGCAGCGGCTGCTCGGCGGGGTGTTCGCCGTCGCCGCCGTCACCACGGCCGTACTGAGCCTGGACGCGACGGTCGTGCTGCTCACCCCGGTGGTGTTCGCGACCGCCGCCCGGGTCGGCGCCCGTCCCCGGCCGCATGTCTACGCCTGTACGCATCTCGCCAACTCCGCCTCCCTGCTGCTGCCGGTCTCGAACCTGACCAATCTGCTGGCGTTCACCGCGAGCGGCCTGTCCTTCACCCGGTTCGCCGCGCTGATGGCGGTGCCGTGGCTGGCGGCTATCGCCGTCGAGTACGCCGTCTTCCGCCGCTGGTTCGCCACCGACCTGGCGGCAGGCGCGCATGCCCCACGGGCCGCCGCGGAGCGCGAACTGCCGGTGTTCACGCTGGTGGTGCTGGGGCTGACGCTGGCCGGATTCGCCGTCACGTCGTTCGCCGGGGTGAATCCCGCGTGGGCCGCGCTCGCCGGGGCGCTCGTCCTGGCCGTCCGCGCGCTGCGGCAGCGGCGGACGACCGTCACCGGTCTGGTCCGCGCCGCCTCGCCGCTGTTCTGCCTGTTCGTGATCGCGCTCGGTGTGGTCGTCAAGGCCGTCGTCGACAACGGGCTGGGGACGGGAATCGGCCATGTGCTGCCCGCGGGCTCCTCGTTGCCCGCGCTGCTGGCCGTCGCCGCCGTCGCCGCCGTACTGGCCAACGCGATCAACAACCTGCCCGCGATCCTCGCGCTGCTGCCGGTGGCGGGCCCGATGGGCCCGGGTCCGGTGCTGGCCGCGCTGATCGGCGTCAACCTCGGTCCGAACCTGACCTACGTGGGCTCGCTGGCGACCCTGCTGTGGCGGCGCATCCTGCACGAACACGACACGGCACCGAAGCTCGGACAGTTCACCCGGCTGGGTCTGGTGACCGTTCCGGCCACGCTCGCCGTCTCCACGGTGGCGCTCTGGGCGGCGCTGAAGGTCATCGGAAGTTGA
- a CDS encoding ricin-type beta-trefoil lectin domain protein — protein MFKACKRALAVAPAVLAMAATAVVATGSSASAAANPGPGFPAQYAAPYAETWASPQALTNARNATGLKYFTLAFVIDAGGCNAKFNGDTEVTDAGWTSAVNSLRAAGGDVIVSFGGASGTEVGASCSSVAALKTQYKKVIDALNLTRVDFDIEGGTVADDAANDRRNKALAQLQQEYASAGKKLDVQYTLATDPSGLPQDQLDLLTNAKNNNLNVNLVNLMTMDYGSPMDMGKAATDAATALHAQLGRIWTTKTDAQLWAMEGNTPMIGVNDTQSEVFSTANANTLTAFAKSKGIQELSFWALGRDKACSSNGQLSDVCSGTSQSAWQFSSIMNGVTGGGGTTPPPTGGTGPITGLGGKCVDVNAASSANGTAVQLYDCNGSNAQTWTVGSDSTVRALGKCLDVASAGTADGSKVQIYDCNGTAAQKWTKGTGNTLVNAGSGKCLDVTDNSTANLTRLQIWQCFGGSNQQWHLPA, from the coding sequence GTGTTCAAAGCCTGTAAGAGAGCCTTGGCCGTCGCGCCCGCCGTGCTCGCCATGGCCGCCACCGCGGTCGTCGCCACCGGCAGCAGCGCAAGCGCCGCGGCCAACCCGGGACCCGGCTTCCCCGCCCAGTACGCCGCGCCCTACGCGGAGACCTGGGCGTCGCCCCAGGCGCTGACCAACGCCCGTAACGCCACCGGGCTCAAGTACTTCACGCTCGCGTTCGTCATCGACGCCGGCGGCTGCAACGCCAAGTTCAACGGCGACACCGAGGTCACCGACGCGGGCTGGACCTCGGCCGTCAACTCGCTGCGCGCGGCGGGCGGCGACGTCATCGTCTCCTTCGGCGGCGCGTCCGGCACCGAGGTCGGCGCCTCCTGCTCGTCCGTCGCCGCGCTGAAGACCCAGTACAAGAAGGTCATCGACGCGCTCAACCTGACCCGGGTCGACTTCGACATCGAGGGCGGGACCGTCGCGGACGACGCGGCCAACGACCGCCGCAACAAGGCGCTCGCCCAGCTCCAGCAGGAGTACGCGTCGGCGGGCAAGAAGCTGGACGTGCAGTACACGCTGGCCACCGACCCCTCGGGGCTGCCGCAGGACCAGCTGGACCTGCTCACCAACGCCAAGAACAACAACCTCAACGTCAACCTCGTCAACCTGATGACGATGGACTACGGCTCGCCGATGGACATGGGCAAGGCGGCCACCGACGCGGCGACCGCCCTGCACGCGCAGCTCGGCCGGATCTGGACGACCAAGACCGACGCGCAGCTGTGGGCGATGGAGGGCAACACCCCGATGATCGGGGTCAACGACACCCAGTCGGAGGTCTTCTCCACGGCGAACGCCAACACCCTCACCGCCTTCGCCAAGTCCAAGGGCATCCAGGAGCTGTCCTTCTGGGCGCTCGGCCGTGACAAGGCGTGTTCGAGCAACGGCCAGCTCTCCGACGTGTGCAGCGGCACCTCGCAGAGCGCCTGGCAGTTCTCCAGCATCATGAACGGGGTCACGGGCGGCGGCGGCACCACACCGCCCCCCACCGGCGGCACGGGACCGATCACCGGCCTCGGCGGCAAGTGCGTGGACGTGAACGCGGCCAGCAGCGCCAACGGCACAGCCGTCCAGCTCTACGACTGCAACGGCTCCAACGCCCAGACGTGGACGGTCGGTTCGGACAGCACGGTGCGGGCGCTCGGCAAGTGCCTGGACGTCGCGTCCGCCGGTACGGCCGACGGCAGCAAGGTCCAGATCTACGACTGCAACGGCACAGCGGCGCAGAAGTGGACCAAGGGCACCGGCAACACCCTCGTGAACGCCGGCTCCGGCAAGTGCCTGGACGTCACGGACAACAGCACGGCCAACCTGACGCGGCTGCAGATCTGGCAGTGCTTCGGCGGCTCCAACCAGCAGTGGCACCTGCCGGCCTGA
- a CDS encoding universal stress protein — protein sequence MNDRTTVLVWITESTWTACVDAARDRAPHDDVVILHVSDDDVAAAAHHAYAGLLGRGHTPERDPGGRLAALSGAAAADLLEAAAHRLGRPCELLDHHGDVEREVVAAAADADLLICARDGDPHRPGPHSLGRASRFVVDHATCPVLLVWPADQP from the coding sequence ATGAACGACCGGACGACCGTTCTGGTCTGGATCACCGAATCGACGTGGACGGCGTGCGTCGACGCGGCACGCGACCGGGCCCCGCACGACGACGTGGTGATCCTGCACGTGAGCGACGACGACGTGGCCGCCGCCGCGCACCACGCGTACGCCGGGCTGCTCGGCCGGGGTCACACCCCCGAGCGCGACCCCGGCGGCCGGCTCGCCGCCCTCAGCGGCGCCGCGGCCGCCGATCTGCTGGAAGCGGCGGCGCACCGGCTCGGCAGGCCTTGCGAACTCCTCGACCACCACGGGGACGTGGAACGTGAGGTCGTCGCCGCCGCGGCCGACGCCGACCTGCTGATCTGCGCCAGGGACGGTGACCCGCACCGGCCGGGACCCCACAGCCTCGGCCGCGCGTCACGGTTCGTGGTCGACCACGCGACCTGCCCCGTGCTGCTGGTGTGGCCGGCCGACCAGCCGTAA
- a CDS encoding phosphocholine-specific phospholipase C — protein sequence MSPEMSRRKMLALGTGALGAAATGSLLPPSLQAAMAAEPADGGMGAVRHVVILMQENRSFDHYFGTLRGVRGFGDRNAVELPSGRPVFEQPAAGGTPGTVLPFPIREAALAQRQELQYIGGLDHSWEGGGKAWNGGWMDGWAAAKSPATMAYYDRRDLPLHHELADTFTVCDAYHSSIHSSTSPNRNHLWSGWTGFEADGRRAVGNDAYDEATHPGYPWPTYPERLEKAGHSWQTYTEWENFTDNNIEFFTTFKKIARKALAPARALAAVPGAAGFTYMEAFYAAVRGSDDAGERQRLLDALEDGVATLTGHERSLFERGLRRVETGTLADRFRADVAAGTLPEVSYLVPSAVDSEHPGESSPVASASLVYKVLDALGAHPDVWRHTVVLINYDENDGFFDHVPPPVPPADVADEHWQGLPTGLGMRVPMLVVSPWSVGGHVCSQVFDHTSVLRFLEKWTGVDAPDITPWRRTVTGDLTSAFDFQHVRPQPGTEQPGEIPAFSGRWQPVPPADQRMPVQESGARPARPLPYQPDAYGRVKGRTVEVTLNNSGRASAHFALYPYAGEFATPQHRDVRGTAQWTVPLTGARRESGYRFTVTGPNGFRREFAGSAAEGAEVSSAVDHHDRDLQLTLRNRGERAVTFFVRPLGYVDEADLHGWTRQITVKPGRSRNIVHSAADAHGWYDIEITAADGFRRRLMGHIENGRASVSG from the coding sequence ATGTCACCGGAGATGTCCCGCAGGAAAATGCTCGCCCTCGGCACGGGCGCGCTGGGCGCAGCCGCCACCGGGTCGCTGCTGCCGCCGTCCTTGCAGGCCGCGATGGCGGCGGAGCCCGCCGACGGGGGCATGGGGGCCGTCAGACACGTCGTGATCCTCATGCAGGAGAACCGGTCGTTCGACCACTACTTCGGCACTCTGCGCGGGGTCCGCGGCTTCGGTGACCGCAACGCCGTCGAACTGCCCTCCGGCAGGCCCGTCTTCGAGCAGCCGGCCGCCGGGGGGACACCCGGCACCGTACTGCCGTTCCCCATCAGGGAGGCGGCGCTCGCCCAGCGGCAGGAGCTGCAGTACATCGGCGGGCTCGACCACTCCTGGGAGGGCGGCGGCAAGGCGTGGAACGGCGGCTGGATGGACGGCTGGGCCGCAGCCAAGTCGCCCGCCACGATGGCGTACTACGACCGGCGTGACCTGCCCCTCCACCACGAGCTGGCCGACACCTTCACCGTCTGCGACGCCTACCACTCCTCCATCCACTCCTCGACCAGCCCGAACCGCAACCACCTGTGGAGCGGCTGGACCGGGTTCGAGGCCGACGGGCGGCGGGCCGTCGGCAACGACGCGTACGACGAGGCGACCCACCCCGGCTACCCGTGGCCGACCTACCCGGAGCGGCTGGAGAAGGCGGGCCACAGCTGGCAGACGTACACGGAGTGGGAGAACTTCACCGACAACAACATCGAGTTCTTCACCACCTTCAAGAAGATCGCCCGCAAGGCGCTCGCCCCGGCCCGCGCGCTGGCCGCGGTGCCCGGCGCCGCCGGCTTCACCTACATGGAGGCGTTCTACGCGGCCGTGCGCGGCAGCGACGACGCGGGGGAGCGGCAGCGGCTGCTCGACGCGCTGGAGGATGGCGTCGCCACGCTGACCGGCCACGAGCGCTCGCTGTTCGAGCGCGGACTGCGGCGGGTGGAGACGGGGACGCTGGCCGACCGCTTCCGGGCCGACGTCGCCGCGGGCACGCTGCCCGAGGTGTCGTACCTGGTCCCCTCGGCCGTCGACTCCGAGCACCCTGGCGAGTCGTCGCCGGTCGCCAGCGCCTCGCTCGTCTACAAGGTCCTCGACGCGCTCGGCGCGCATCCGGACGTCTGGCGGCACACTGTCGTACTGATCAACTACGACGAGAACGACGGCTTCTTCGACCATGTGCCCCCGCCGGTGCCGCCCGCCGACGTGGCCGACGAGCACTGGCAGGGGCTGCCGACCGGGCTCGGCATGCGGGTGCCGATGCTGGTCGTCTCACCGTGGAGCGTCGGCGGCCATGTCTGCTCGCAGGTCTTCGACCACACCTCCGTGCTGCGCTTCCTGGAGAAGTGGACCGGCGTTGACGCACCCGACATCACCCCCTGGCGGCGCACCGTCACCGGCGATCTGACGTCGGCCTTCGACTTCCAGCACGTCAGGCCGCAGCCGGGGACCGAACAGCCGGGTGAGATCCCCGCGTTCAGCGGGCGCTGGCAGCCCGTGCCGCCGGCCGACCAGCGGATGCCCGTCCAGGAGAGCGGCGCGCGTCCCGCGCGGCCGCTGCCGTACCAGCCCGACGCGTACGGCCGGGTCAAGGGCCGCACCGTCGAGGTCACGCTCAACAACTCCGGGCGGGCCAGCGCGCACTTCGCGCTCTACCCGTACGCCGGTGAGTTCGCGACGCCCCAGCACCGTGACGTAAGGGGCACAGCGCAGTGGACGGTGCCCCTTACCGGCGCCCGCAGGGAGAGCGGCTACCGCTTCACGGTCACCGGCCCCAACGGCTTCCGCCGCGAGTTCGCCGGTTCGGCGGCCGAGGGCGCCGAAGTGTCGTCGGCCGTCGACCACCACGACCGCGATCTCCAGCTCACCCTGCGCAACAGGGGGGAGCGCGCGGTCACCTTCTTCGTACGGCCCCTCGGGTACGTGGACGAGGCGGACCTGCACGGCTGGACCCGGCAGATCACGGTCAAGCCGGGCCGCAGCCGCAACATCGTCCACTCGGCCGCCGACGCGCACGGCTGGTACGACATCGAGATCACCGCGGCCGACGGCTTCCGCCGCCGGCTGATGGGACACATCGAGAACGGGCGCGCCAGCGTCTCCGGCTGA
- a CDS encoding GNAT family N-acetyltransferase, with translation MFAIPLGDGAELRPLEPWQAEEFLAHMDRARDLVDVHIRLAQAATDLVSARAVLTSYAEKQAADGGRVYGIWLDGTLVGGVLFPSFDAATGNCEVGCWLEPAATGRGLITRAARVIIDWAFDERGMQRVEWHASTANTASIRVAQRLGMRKEGVLRSCYPHRGERQDMEVWSVLPDEWREQPRTAR, from the coding sequence ATGTTCGCGATACCGCTGGGTGACGGGGCGGAGCTGCGCCCCCTGGAGCCGTGGCAGGCCGAGGAGTTCCTCGCCCACATGGACCGCGCGCGGGACCTCGTCGACGTCCACATCAGGCTCGCCCAGGCCGCCACCGACCTGGTGTCCGCGCGTGCGGTCCTCACCTCGTACGCCGAGAAGCAGGCGGCCGACGGCGGACGCGTCTACGGCATCTGGCTCGACGGCACGCTCGTCGGCGGGGTGCTCTTCCCCTCCTTCGACGCGGCGACGGGCAACTGCGAGGTCGGCTGCTGGCTGGAGCCCGCGGCCACCGGGCGCGGACTGATCACCCGGGCGGCTCGGGTGATCATCGACTGGGCCTTCGACGAGCGCGGCATGCAGCGCGTCGAATGGCACGCCTCGACGGCCAACACCGCCAGCATCCGGGTCGCCCAGCGGCTCGGCATGCGCAAGGAGGGAGTGCTGCGCTCGTGCTACCCGCACCGGGGCGAGCGGCAGGACATGGAGGTCTGGTCGGTCCTCCCGGACGAGTGGCGTGAGCAGCCCCGCACAGCTCGTTAA